One Salvia splendens isolate huo1 chromosome 12, SspV2, whole genome shotgun sequence genomic window carries:
- the LOC121758378 gene encoding protein FAR1-RELATED SEQUENCE 4-like has translation MGFAPKLILTDQDWGMKLAIERVLTSTRHRWCMWHIMMKLPEKVPKRILANKELKKDLDSCIWSELLEPEEFEETWLTIMDQYGLQNVSWFTTMFTQREYWIPAYFRDFPMGSLLKTTSFSESENSFFKRYTKPHFNLADFVMHYNNALDAQRNISERLDFSDATKVPILSTELLFEKHAADMYTDRIFQQVQDEIVEAHRRCRMTHFEMEDNTEIYTITDSLRNKVVVRHEVGTESYHCDYTYIGTRWLKTPLLKSAHCDPSEEASSSEVSQVDRKRVVAAKLHSLYFRLFQRAQSNDDVALFDGMEELSQKLFGDTVPSVSSMDKAKRIENLNEASRPSVVNVHPPNVVSTKGSGSSSGKRIASATEKAIILQNKPKRRCAKCREMGHHDARNCGREKGKAKM, from the exons ATGGGTTTCGCACCTAAGTTGATACTAACTGACCAGGATTGGGGGATGAAACTTGCCATAGAACGTGTGCTAACTAGTACTAGGCATCGTTGGTGCATGTGGCACATTATGATGAAGCTTCCTGAAAAGGTACCCAAAAGAATACTTGCCAACaaagagttgaagaaggatttgGACTCTTGTATATGGTCTGAATTGTTGGAGCCAGAGGAATTTGAAGAAACTTGGCTGACCATTATGGACCAATATGGTTTACAAAACGTATCTTGGTTCACAACTATGTTCACACAACGAGAGTATTGGATTCCAGCATATTTTAGGGATTTCCCAATGGGGTCATTGTTGAAGACAACATCATTCTCTGAGTCCGAGAACAGCTTTTTCAAAAGGTACACAAAACCACACTTCAATCTTGCTGACTTTGTGATGCACTACAACAATGCGTTGGATGCTCAACGTAACATATCAGAAAGGCTTGATTTCTCTGATGCTACAAAAGTCCCCATCCTGTCAACGGAGCTCTTATTTGAGAAACACGCAGCGGATATGTATACAGATCGCATCTTTCAGCAAGTTCAAGATGAGATCGTCGAGGCGCATCGACGTTGCAGAATGACTCACTTCGAGATGGAAGACAATACTGAGATTTACACAATAACGGACAGCCTTCGAAACAAAGTTGTTGTCCGCCACGAAGTTGGCACCGAATCTTACCACTGTGATT ATACATATATAGGTACAAGGTGGCTGAAGACGCCATTGTTGAAATCAGCCCACTGTGATCCTAGTGAGGAAGCATCGTCATCTGAAG TTTCACAAGTTGATCGTAAACGAGTTGTAGCAGCCAAACTGCATTCGTTGTACTTTCGCTTATTTCAACGAGCACAGAGCAATGACGATGTTGCACTATTcgatggaatggaagaacttAGTCAAAAACTCTTTGGGGATACAGTACCTTCAGTGTCTTCGATGGATAAAGCAAAGAGGATTGAGAATCTGAACGAGGCATCTCGACCGAGTGTTGTTAACGTGCACCCTCCCAATGTAGTGAGTACAAAGGGATCTGGCAGCAGTTCTGGAAAGAGAATTGCATCAGCAACTGAGAAGGCTATCATACTACAGAATAAACCTAAGAGGCGATGTGCAAAGTGTCGAGAAATGGGCCATCACGATGCAAGGAATTGTGGTAGGGAGAAAGGAAAAGCCAAAATGTAG